The sequence taaattaACAACTGGTTCGACGGTTAAGATGAAAAATCAAGCCATTGTATAAATTATGGGTCAAAAGACGTGAAGCTGGATGTCAAttgctaaaaaaaaagttagagaGAAGGCTACAAGTAAAATTCCATAAGCTTAGACAAGATGTTGAAAAGAAAATTACTGGTTTACTTTATTTTTCAATCTAAAAAAGAATAATTCTATAATAAAGTTTGAATTTGCTCTAATGgtattctattttagaataaaattaattttatatttagagtaaacctattttttactctattatagaatgaaaaatagaatatcattaaaatatttttatgtgaaaggaaaaaggaaaagaacaaaagaaacatttataaaatggGCATAATGAGAAGAGAATCAACATCATGATAATCAACATCAAAACAATGATAACAAAGGAGCAAATCAATAGCACGGTGTTTTGGTAGTGGGAGGAATGGACTTAGCGGCGCCTCCTAAAAGGGCCCCAACACTTGACTTTCTCTAACAAATTCCGGTGATTCATTATTGTGTTGTGCTAtatatctactctattaaaatagagtcttaTTTTTATCTACTGTAAAATGTGGTTAGATCAATTCACAAGAAATCcaatatatattacttaatatttaaagaaaaatggAAAGGATATTATTCTCCTACATTGTAGATTTTTGTGACCATGATCTTAACAATAGTTtggtaaatattatatatttaaatatttaaatagtaaatacaTTTATTTGACAAATATATACTTCCTCCGTCTCTAAAAGATCCatgttttagagaaaaaaaattgtttcaaaaaaatacattttttacattttcaatacattaattaatgaaaaattgtatttttcaaaaaatacaatcatgtttaataaaatctcattggttaaaagttattggaaatagttaattaataaaaacaatgtattggaaaatacaattttatatgacaattttatatgttttcttaataaatgtgaaaaaaatataacatggaTCTTGTAGGAACAGAAGGAGTATTTGGTTTACATAATCGTAggtatatctatatattatataattattgtaaaaaacattttacataaattttcgcatctatatatatacataatattttgggATCCcgtattttatttgaaatagaaaatattgttataaaaatgtaaaaatagtaaaaattacgattttaaaaaaaatagaatatgatCGAGGTTTAAATTAttgtaacaaaaaataaatttcacatatattttagttatataatatataataataaaatcagttacattactattaatttaaattttgtaataaaatgataACAATATCTGCGCATCCGCGTGGGTTAGAATCTAGTTTTACTTATAACCATCCCTAAAagtcgtgacaaaaaaaaaaaaaaaaaaaaaaaaaaccatcccTAAAAGTTGTTTGCTTTTAGCCGTTTATACAAGAAGAAGACTTAGTCACATTGTTAAGTATTCTTTTGGCCGGTCCATTCATATGACTGACTTGTAGCCAAATGGTGCTAGTATAGTATATTAAGTCTCGTACTCTTGCTCCGTTGCTGGTCCGATTGGGTATGGCAAAAACACCAAATTTTCAAACTAGACCAAACTATACTTTCTCTAGAAACAAAAATGTATGTTATTaacaatgaatttttttttaataaactaattgTAGTTTATTAACTTTTGTATCCAAAACAAACCGACCACAGTCGAAccggatatttttttttatgttttaactaGTATTTCTCtatctacaaaaacaaaaatccaaaatccTGCACACATGAAATGAAGCAAATGGTCAATTCTAGGttcaaaaaaatcaattattaaaTAGAATTATTGTTGGTGAGTTTCTCATATTAgaatactaatattttaaataatttaattgtataaataaaatttaatagtaAAAAATCACAAATTCAAAAGAATTATTAGTGGTTTAAAAGTATCTCACAATTTTTTGAGAGTCATGAgacttttttttaactttttatatttctctctctcgtattgttattttattattatttttgcgaAATTTTTTTTGGAGATTACCAATATTGATGTTTTAAATAGACCAGATCTGCGCCTTTAATTTCTTTATAAATCATAAGAAACCAGCGCCTCCCTGCACTAGACCAGGTCGGCATGTGGATATTTATTCACTATCAGttcatataaatatactaaAGTGTGAGCGTTCTCTGTGTTTGTAATGGCTCGACTCTTTTTGCTACAATCATTTCCAGgacaaaaaaattacaaaatcatcggtgacatttttttttggtaacaaactaatttataaatctaaacGGAGATTTCAATACAAGTCGAGGCATGGCTATAGAGAGCAGACTTCACAAGAGAGTCCGCTACACCATTGTTTTCACgacgaacaaaaaaaaacaaagacgaAAGAGAAAGACTAAGATAGTAACTTGATATCCATGAGAACTCCAAAAAACTCCACCAAATATGACTTCGAGTTTATAGCTCTAGCGAGCTCTTGTGAATATGTTCGAAATCAGATGTTAAAGAGGGAGATCTATATATACTTACTAAGTGCTTTCTTGCACTAtgcacataaataaaaatattaaaatttaaatcatatttaaaaaataaatatttgttaatttttagattttattattttctaacaatattttaattttaaattttaatttaattatatgtaaaaaataagataaaataaatattttgttataatttttatttaacatatatatatatatatttatatctatataCTTAAAACTTTATTCATTGTAATAATTTTATctgtttattttagttaaaatatattaaataaaattttataaaattattgctaggaatataatttcaaaacgtaaaattaaataatatttctaaaatttgtagatattaaaaagaaactaatgatAATGGAGTTAGAAAAttacagttttttaaaaaacactgCATAAATATTTGAAGATTTGTTTaagtaataaaattatttaaactagtaaaatattattatatttctatttctactattatactatttattattatgttaatgatgatttatgaattattacaATATTCTAAAAcaattaccaaaaatataaaacaacatttaatatatattcacatgtGATGACACATGTCAAATTACTTTATCAATAATGTCCAGGAGATTTATTTTGTAGTCTCAGTTCATTTAAAAGGAATTTGGTTGCAGGGATTATGCCTTCACCGTAAACACTTATCATCTCTTTGTGTACGTGCAAGATCCGTGTGCAGCCCCAGCTTCATCTTTAGCTCCTCCATGTTTGAAGAACTTATCTCTCAGCAATGTTCTTTTGCTCAACGAAAGCGAATCCTCTTCAAATACTGATATATCGTTGACGCAAAGCACTTGGCGACTTGGCGTATATGTAGCTATAGAATACTGCACAAAGACACCATAGTTAAAGAAACAAATGCACATAAAATAACACTTGCGTGCATTtagatttttatgtttaaagctaatagattatatttttctataatgCTTACATGTTTTATGACAgtaaacaataataatttttttaaaaataattttatgctatatataaatcatataaGTAGAACTAATTGTATTTTCCAGATTTAGAAAATCTCACGGAAGAAGAGTTGCTAGAATTGTacaattttaaaagataaaaggtACTGACAATTTTTGATGGAGTAATGTATTACAAGCGTTATTTTTCAAGTGGCGTTTGAAGGCTGAATGGCTTGACAAAGTCCCAAAAACCAGATTTTTAATCCAAGTCATTGGATGAACACATAAAAATTCATCATATTAAATAACTTAGGCACAATGGATCAAACAAAACAAGCAATAGGGACCGTAGCACTGACTATTGGAGTATTACAACTTCAAAAATACTGATCATCAatagataaattaaaatttatcatcAAACATAATTTCGATGGTCCTCCACTCCTAGgaacaaacaaaatataattgttcAATAAGTGGCTCACATCTTTCGTATCTGAATGAACATTCAGAGTTTAGAATGATGATATACAATCTATTGGGCAAAAAAAGACTTATGCATGCTACTATATGattgtttcaaaaaacaaatgCTACTATGTTTCTTCCCAATTTTACTAGGTTTCACATTTTATATGctgattttaaagaaaaatattccatTATCAAAATAATCATAGGTGACgagttaaaaaacaaaaatatagtaaACTCGTAGAAGAGAAGACAGCAATATATATAGGCAACATACGAAAGAAgtatgttaatatatttggatGTACGTTGCTAGCCACGATTCCACCGGAAGGTTACATCCAAGTTCTGGCGTCTAAGGCCTCACTACCACGACTCCCTCCGACTCTCTCCGGCAGTTTCATCGTACCTTTCAGATACACTGATGGAATTGGAGATGAAAAGAGCATCAACCCTTTCACCATCTAGCTCACTGAACAATTATATTTACTCTACGGAATGTTTGAGATTCACATAGTCTCCCGGGTCAATATTGTCGGTATTAGGGCTAACCTCGTCCGTCTAATGAGTCATTTAGCCAAATCTAGCTTCGCGACCGGCAGTTATGCCCCATTCCAGACCTTTTTGTTTGAATATTTCAACTTCAACATCAATTCCTACTATCTCATGCTCGTTGGAACAACCGTTTCATGGACAAAGTGAAATTTATCTACAGGTTTCCTTACTTAGAGAAAGCCTCTCCTTCTAACATTTCTATCCTCTGTATTATTGTACTGTTTTTGGTGTTCATTTTACTATCGAGTATACCTCCGGTTGCTATCGTCTTACTGTTGAGCACGGCTCCGGTTGTCGTTCATCTAAGCCCGCAAgaccttttaattttaatataatcagTTGCACGGATTGCAAAAAACTAATTTCTTTCTCCAAGACCTATCAGCCACGGTCGTCTTTCTTGGCCAGATCCTCGTTTCTCTGGCGTTCGGCGCTCCTAGCCGTCCTACACGTAAGAAAAGTAAGATACAATGACAAAATCTGAATATCGAGAATTTAATTCGAGTTCGTCCTACACGTAAATCGAAATCCTTCGAGCATAACAATAACATCCTATAAGAAAGGAAAGAAAATCTCCAAAAAGGCCCCAAAAAAACCAAGGCTGGAAAATATCTACTATGGGGCATCCCCTCCACGATTCTCTCGTCTTGCCTCCAGGTCAAACATTCCTTCTCACATGATAGGAAGAAAAGGTTCTCATGCTAATTCTGGGAGATATTTGACAACCATATTAAAACTCTATGCCTATTATAGCACTATATGAGTTATCTACTGGCTCAGGCACGACCTCCCGTTCATAGGCAGGAAGACATCTTGCTAATGAAAGCATATCGAGACTTCTATTATCTGATCTGACTACACGCTATTTAGATCAGATAATTCTACGGCTACGCAACCATAAGACCATGTGCCACTAAGGCTCTGAGCCATAATACATatatcactacaagaaatatCGGTATTAATAGCACCCGAAAAATGCTATCATATCGTTTTCATAGCGTTTCGAAGAACGCCGTGATAGCCGCAGCTATAATAGACCCCCCCCCTAGCGTAGCGTTTTTCGCGTGCTGTAACAATATACAGATATTATAGCGTTGGCCCTGTGTTATATTATACCTATTTATAGCGATTTCTTTTcgctatttaaatattttatgtggCACTTTTCGTGTgccataaaatattttgttatgacATTTGTTTTTTGTCATGGAATACCTTTTTGTAACTCAGtttgttttggatttttgaaCATTTAATAGCAATTTTTTTGTGCCATTGAATATTATAATACAGCGTTTTACTTGTGCTATAACGTTTATTTTCATAGGTAATACTGAATAgctaatattttctatattgaCACATTTTTCGGTTtgatttactatttttttttatgggaTATAGAATTggaaaatattgtaaaaaaagaaaattaaaaaatagaaattttagtAATTGTAACCAGACTAGAAATATGCAAAAAGCACTATAATGTGCTGACAATTGATTCATCATATAGCAAAAAAACACATACATAAACAACAGACATAAACAACATACATAAACAACAATTAGTAATGACGGCCAGACTTGGTTCGCGAGGACTGTCCTTGTGCTTGTGGTGGGCGTCTGAAAAGAGATGAGTTTCTGAACATTGGGTCGATGTCTTCTTCAGGTTCCTCAATGCGTGTCAAGTAGCCAAGAGAGGTTCTGAACTCTGTTCTGGTTATCTCCTCCACATCATTTCCTCCCGAGGACTGTCCTCGTTCTTGTTCTCTGTTGAGTGCTTCTTGttgtggtttttgtttttggagtAGTTGTGGTCTCACTCCAGATGCCGGCAGTGCACATACGATGCTCTTCCTTCCTTCCATTATAGTTTCTATACTGTAAAGTTAACACAAGTTAGAACTTTAATAGATATTTGAATATGAATATCTAAACTGAAAATGAAAACTTATTCGAAGAAGAAATAATAAATCGAAGATGATATTTGAAGAAGAATAAATGGAAATCGAGTATCTCTGACCTTTGAAGAAGTTCCCAACCCAGATCTGTGAGGGTTCGAATCTATAAGGATCTGTAAGAGTTGTTACCTTTTTaattagagaaatatataataatcataCAGATGAAATAAATCTAGGGTTTAGACTTTAGAGGGCGCAGACCTTTTGATATGGATGAGTTCGATGGAAACCCAGAGAGAGAAATCGTGGTCGCTTAAGAGAGAATCATGGTTGTTTGAGATGGAATCGTGATGGGTAGACAGTGATTAGTGGTGGGTCGAGGTGGGCTCGTGGTGTCACAAAGAGATTTGTGGTGGTTTGAGATAACTCTCTAACCTAGTTTGCGGTGGGCGTACGTTCTGAGAGAGAAGGAAGgagataaaagaaaaaacaattctGAACCGTTAGATTAACATTTACGAACGGACAAGATTATGATCCTTGCCTTAAAATAATCAACCAATAGGAAGAGAGAACGAGGATAGCTGATGGATGGTGGATTATGGGCCTTTGATCTGAGATATCAATCGATGgctattaaaaaaagaagagaaattaTGTTTCtggttatttataaatatttttaaaattatctaaaatttgtaaaaaatataatcatgattctaaaatataaatctaacTTTAGACATCaatttctaaatatataaaccaCTAAACACTTTAACTACACCAATATACCCTAACCCTCAAACTAAACACTACATATGCTAACCCTTTCACAAGAAAGATAATGTGGAAAGGGAACTACATCATGTATTTTGTGATTAACATATAATTTTGTCTTAATGTGTGTTATAGTTTCTTTAAAACGACCTCAAAACTATGATTAGAATAAACCTTAAAAGAAATCTCTAAACCTAATCACTAACAAAAACATGAGAATCCTAACCCCTATCCTTGCCCTAAACCGAGAATAGTGATTTGTTCTTTGTAAACTAGATATGGACATTTATCTTATTGGGCCTTTGTAAAACTGAAATgataaaatggatcaaacacaATAACATAAAGTCTTAACTTAAGTAAATCATTCAAACCATACAAACATTTCAATCCATCCGACAcatgaaaaaaagagaaacaccGAGTAATTGAAAAACAAAAGCCATGTTCTGAAACAGCAAACACCAAGTCATTTATGTCAACAAGAACTTAAATAGTTGCATGGTTCCTTCTGCTCTTTTGTCAAACCTGAAAAGTAAGACATAACCTTCGGTTCACATTTATGCAAGAGTGCTTCCAAGtgagaaagaacaaaaaaataaacaaaactctCACCGTTATAATTTTATCCTCTGGCCAAGCAAGAGTGCTTCCAAGTGCATCTTCCATATACTCAATCTCAGATGAAGTCCTCCACACAGATGCATCTTTCACCTTCACAACATCCACAAAGACTCTACAAGCACCAAGCCCCAAAGGCTGAAAGTGGACAAGATGCTCAGGATTACTCGAAGACCAACGTCCTTCAGCGACGATCACCTTGTTTCCAGACAGATCCAGCAGCTGGATTTTTTGATTTGGCTTGAATTTGTTACGCTGCAATCACAGAAAGCAAAAACGAAGCCAAAATTCAAGCATCACAGAAAgcaaaaatgaatcaaacaattCAACAATATAGTTGTACCTCAGATCTGCGAAGAGGAGATGCAGGAGTAAATGGTTTCTTAGGAGCTGGTGGAGTTAATGGAGACTTCTGATTCTTAGAAGATGAACTCACTGCTTTAGAATCTGATTGTTGACGACGTGGAGAATCTGTTATATCCGGCTCAAACACAACGCAATTTGCAGGCCATGCTACATAACAGTTCAGAAAATCCTCCATATTTGTCTTTCCTACAGTAGGCCTCCATATGAATGCCGTTGGGTTTAGTACCTCATCGACAAACACTTTTACTGCATTAGGACCAAGAGGAAGTCCATTCACCAATGATTTTGGTTCTTTAGTCTGCCATCGGCCTAAAGCAACCACTTCCTCCTTCTGTATATAGTCCATGAGCTTGCATTTGTTAACTGAACTTGTGAAAGGGCTCTGCCAAACACAACAAAGACATCGAACAAAAATGACTCAGAATCATACTCAGGTATAGAGGAAAATCATACTTAGgaacagagagagaagaaactTAACTGTAGGAGCATTGTCTTCTGGAATGAGACCTGCTGTTGCAACAATACAGTGATCAGAATGCCATGCAATCATTTCGCCAACTGCATCCTCCATAGTAAACATATTATGTGCAGGTCGCCATAAAAAAGTGTCTGCTTTTATTGCAGTTTCAACCAAAACCTTCACAGCGTGAGGCCCTAAAGGAACCCCATTAACTAACTCATCAGCTTCAGCTGAAACGACCCGTCCCTCAGCAACTTTCTCATCGACAGAAGCCCAGTCAACCAGATAACACTTGGGAAGTGATCTGGTATTATTTACACTCTACATGAAGTACAAGCAATGTCAATGAAATGCAACTATACAATTTTATAGACAGAGTAAGCCAGATTAATTAAATTCATACCTTGTTATAGGAGTTTTCACTGACATCAGTTGCAGGACCCTGATTATTCATTCGGCGAAGGGCCTTCTGTAAATCATTAACCTGTTCCTGCAGAGAGACCTGTTTTTGTTCCATTGCAGCGATATAGTTGTCCTTAACCTGTAAACAATTCAATTTGGTCATGCTAATGCCTCTGCCCATCGCTCGCAACCGTCCAGGTTGATCAGGTCCCAGTATCTGAGATAGCATATCGTTCTTTGGATTTGTTGTCGTTGAATCGGCATGACCCTCAAGTTCGATCTCTGATGCCTTTCTCTGGAAACACATTAAAATTTCAATAATCACAAAGCAGCAACCAGCAGATCCAACTTCTTAAAATCAATATGAAAACTTACAATCTTTTCAGCTGCATTAACATTGACAAGAGTACCATCCTTCTTTGTTCGTGATTTCACCCAAACTCGGAGCCTCGACACTTTTGATGGATCTTCACTTGACTTTACCAAATCTTCTCTCAGCCTCACCATTCCCTTACGGCCGCAGGTGTGAGGAATCTGATTCTGTCTTCTTTCTTTGTAAGAGTCGCTGACAACCTTAAAGGCCTGACTGGTCTTCTCTTTGACAAATTTACGCCATTCAGCTGTAGAAACATTGTTCGGTTGCAAGCTCATCCTACCTTTAATGGTTGGAGCTTTTCTAACAGATGTTACCAGACGTGATTTGGATGCTCTCCACAAACATCCCATCTGCTTAAACACAGCAGCCTTTTTAAAGTCTTCGTCCATGTCAAACCTCATCTGTAGTCAGCAATGAGACACATTCAAATACAAGTAAAATGGATCGTagttaaatgtaaatttttttcttattacctCAATAGATTTCCAGAGCACAGTCTTGATTTCTTCACTGACTTGTCTCCAGTTATCAATGATCACCGGAACATGTTCACGAACTAAgggacccaagtaggaggataACAGTACAGAACCTGGACCACATGGATCCCCCATATCTGTGAAGTCGACATGTTGCCTTTCAGTTGGATCCTTGGCAATGTGTTTCATCTTTGTAGGTCCTCGGCGTCTTTTACGCTGTGATGTAGTAGCTGTGTCAGTCTGAGTCTGCACATCATCATTTGCTTCTTCCTCCATTTCATTCTCCTCCAAGTCCTCTGCTTCTTCCTCCATTTCATTCTCCTCTGTCCTCATTTGATTATGTAACCAGTGAAAGACCTAGAGCTAAGACGAGGACCGTAGGCCAGCCATTTTAGTGTCTCATCGTGATTCTCTGAGCTAATAGGTAtctataacaaaatatgttaagTGTCAATACATATCTAtagccaaaaccagaaaactaAATTGTTGCTCATACTATGAAAATTACCTGGTCTTTTAACCAAGAAGCAAATTTTTGTGAATGAAGTCTCCATAATGTTGTTGCATCACGTCTACATTTTTCATTAGTGTCCTGTAGATGCTGTAGGTGCATGCTTCAAAAGGATTCAAACAATGTATTAGCTACGCTATAAAGTCACAAGCGACAGTAACTAAAAAAACAACAAGTAGCTTTGAAAGACTTACTCCACATAAGGTTCGACGATTGCCATATTCTGAATCACAGCAAGATGTATAATCTTCATATCCTTCTCAGAAAGAACACGACAAGTGGCTGCAGATATTGGACGGCCTTCAAGAATAGAGCTGCTCTCGAACTCAGTATTTCTATCAGGTTTCTCCTCATAACTTGTTGTTTTTTTCAAGAACTGACTGCAGAACCTAACACATTCCTCTGCAAGATACGCTTCAGCAATACAACCCTCTGGTCTTGCAAGGTTTCTTACAAAGTCTTTCAGCACTTTCATGTATCTCTCAAATGGGTACATCCATCGGAAATGAACTGGTCCACATAACCGAGCTTCCCTGGCTAGATGAACTACCAAATGCATCATTATATCGAAGAAACTTGGAGGAAAAAACCTCTCAAACATGCAGAGGGTTTCCACAATTTCAGTTTCCAATACTGTAATTTTCTCTACATCGATTACCCGCTGACAGAGATGATGGAAGAAAGCACACAGGCGGCCAATAGCTATCCTAACACCTTTAGGTAATAATCctgtcaaaaatataatttgagaatagaGTCAGGACATCTTAATCTTGACTATTAGAAAGTTTAAAGACTCAGTTAATACCTCTAATAGCAACTGGGAGAAGCTGTTGCATCAAGACATGGTAATCATGTGATTTCAATCCTGATATCTTAGATTCTTCTAACTTCACACACCTTGATATATTTGAGCAATAACCATCCGGACCTCTGAAGTCCGATAGCCGCTTGCAGAATACTTTCTTCTCTTTGCTGGACAGAGACCAAGGAGCGGGAGGAAGGTATGTTCTTTTCCCACGGGGTTGAGGATGTAAATCCTTCCTAATACCCAGCAGTTCCAGATCTTTTCTCGCGTTAAGACCGTCTTTTGATTTTCCACAATGCAACAATGTAGCTATAAGGCTTGCAGCAACATTTCTTTCCACATGCATAACGTCTAAGTTGTGTCTAACTGGTAGATCCTAGACAAAACAAACACAGATAATAGTGTCAAAGGAAGGTGGTGACTGCACAATTAAGAAAAACTGATATATCTTCAGATTAGAAACATACTTCCCAATAAGGCAACTTGAAAAAGATTGACCGCTTCTTCCATCTAGATAGCTCTTCCTCATCAActgcttcttcctcttcctctgaaTCACTGGATTCATCATCCGTATTGGAGTCTGATCCAACCGTCTCATTAATCTTCCTCTTCCTACCAATTACTTTCACATTTCCAAAATCATTCTTGTAATTTCTAAGTATATGGCTTATGTTATGACCACTCAGAATTCTACCCTTTTTCCCATGCTCTGCTTTCCCATCAAACCATGCTTTCTTTCCTCTATAAGGATGTGTGGGAGGAAGACCTTTCCGATGGGACATATAAACGTGCTTCCTGCAGTTACTCAACCACATACTGTCTGTGTTTTTTCCACACACAGGACAACCCATTTTGCCCTTTACTTTGCAGCCTGCAAGATtcccatatgctggaaaatcctGAATAGTCCAGAGAAGCATAGCTCTTAATGTGAAAGTGGTGTGGTTGACTGCATCATACGTTGACTCTCCTTTTTCCCACAGGTGGTTTAGATCCTCTATAAGCGGTTCTAAGTACACATCAATATTGTTACCAGGTTGGCTTGGACCAGGAATCAGCAACGACAACATGATGTTCTCCTCCTTCATACACTTTTCAGGTGACATGTTGTAAATGACAAGCAAAACAGGCCAACAGCTGTAGTTCACATTCTTCATGTTGAAAGGATTGAACCCATCTGTGGACAGCCCAAGCCGAAGATTTCTTTCTTCAGCGGCAAATGAAGGGTATCTGTCATTCATTTGATTCCAAGTAACAGAATCAACCGGATGTCTGCTTTTTCCATCAGTGCTCTTATTAGTAAAATGCCACCTCAAGTCCTTTGACATGTCCTCTGACCTGAACATCCTCTTCAGCCGTGGGATTATGGGAAAATACCTTAGAACTTTCTGTGGAATACCTTTCTTCACATCACCTGTGCGCAAGTTAATCTTCCATCTTGAAGCATTGCATTTCGGACATTTGTCTAGCTTCTCAAACTCCTTTCTGAATAGACAGCAGTCATTCACACAGGCGTGTATCTTCTCATAACCCATATCAAAAGATCTCAAAAACCTCTTCACTTCGTACAAGGACGTGTGCAAGACATTATCCTCGGGTAGCATCTGTGGCAAAGTCTCAAGCAGCAGATCGAAGCTTCTATCAGACCAACCACTCTGTGTCTTTATCCTAAAGAGTGAAACAATTGCAGAGAGCTTGCTGTGGTTAGCACAACTTGGATACAGAGGTGTTTCTGCATCGGCTAGCTTAGCAAGAAACTCATCTTCTGCCTTATCTTCACCTTCAGCAACCTCACTTAAGTCACCATGCCTAAGAAACTCTTCATCAACAAAGGCAGCTGCTTGGTATAACCCTAAAATCTCATTCCTCTTCTCACTTCCATTGCTTCTACTGTCAGTCCCTGACATTACTTCTCCATGGTGATACCAATCCTCCCTCATCTTGTAACTCAAATCCATTCCTCTTGTTACTAGATGATCCACAATAACACTGGCTGAGTGACGAGCTACGTTGCGACAATCAATACATGGGCAAATGATCAACTCAGACTCTCGCAAATCTGCACCAACACACCTCACAAATTCCCACGCACCACTCTCATAACCAGGATCAGCTCTTCGGTTTAGACACATGAAAGCATAATTTCAACACTCTTAATCACACACAAAAATTCAGTTcctataatatatattgtttttcctTACCTGTTTAGATGAACCCATGACTTTTCGACCATTTTATGTTCTAAGTTTCTAACCGATAGACcaacaaaatcaaacaaagCCATAAGATTATGTCAAACATACACCAAACAGACACAATGACATTCACAGAGGAACACATAAACAATCAACGATTCAATCAGATACATCCTCTTCAGTCATTCAAAATGATCAACAAGAAACGACTTCTATTTGGCTGAAAAAGAATCACCTGATCAATAAGATCCTTCGGATTTCAACTCCACTAGCTTCACTCGAGA comes from Brassica rapa cultivar Chiifu-401-42 chromosome A02, CAAS_Brap_v3.01, whole genome shotgun sequence and encodes:
- the LOC117131897 gene encoding uncharacterized protein LOC117131897, which translates into the protein MCLNRRADPGYESGAWEFVRCVGADLRESELIICPCIDCRNVARHSASVIVDHLVTRGMDLSYKMREDWYHHGEVMSGTDSRSNGSEKRNEILGLYQAAAFVDEEFLRHGDLSEVAEGEDKAEDEFLAKLADAETPLYPSCANHSKLSAIVSLFRIKTQSGWSDRSFDLLLETLPQMLPEDNVLHTSLYEVKRFLRSFDMGYEKIHACVNDCCLFRKEFEKLDKCPKCNASRWKINLRTGDVKKGIPQKVLRYFPIIPRLKRMFRSEDMSKDLRWHFTNKSTDGKSRHPVDSVTWNQMNDRYPSFAAEERNLRLGLSTDGFNPFNMKNVNYSCWPVLLVIYNMSPEKCMKEENIMLSLLIPGPSQPGNNIDVYLEPLIEDLNHLWEKGESTYDAVNHTTFTLRAMLLWTIQDFPAYGNLAGCKVKGKMGCPVCGKNTDSMWLSNCRKHVYMSHRKGLPPTHPYRGKKAWFDGKAEHGKKGRILSGHNISHILRNYKNDFGNVKVIGRKRKINETVGSDSNTDDESSDSEEEEEAVDEEELSRWKKRSIFFKLPYWEVCF